Part of the Sorghum bicolor cultivar BTx623 chromosome 1, Sorghum_bicolor_NCBIv3, whole genome shotgun sequence genome, GGTTGTGTGATGTACTCGTACGTCACTAAAGGTTGGTTAGTAGTAGTACTGTAGTAGTCGTTAAAAGAAGCAGGGAAGAACGGAAGATGCGTTGTTCCAGACACTCACTCGGACAGGCAGACAGACAATTGCTCAGCATCGTTGGTGTTCAGATATGCACTGCAGGCAGAATAGCATATCTCATGATGGAGCTCTGTCCTGATTGCTGCCAGTTAAGGAGCAAAACAAGGAATAAAGTAGGTCTAATGATTTCTAGGAATCATAGATTACTTTGCATATTATTTGGATCGATCATTGTGCACTAGTACTCCACTAGCGTGCTGCTTTCcgcttagtttttttttttcctaaaaaaaaatcaagttgGGAGAGCCTAGGTCTGCAGAGGCCACATGGCTCGTTGATATTGGAGGTCCGCGCTTGTTATACGTAAATAAGAAATAACTAAATGAATTATTATGTCCGTTCAAAGTCAAATAAGATTGTCAAATCGAAAATTTGCAAGTCAGAGGCCGGACAGATGCGATGGCCACCTCCCTCAGAATGAGTTCGGGAAACAAAGTCGCCTCTTACAAAATTCAGCATCTGTTAAGTACGGAGTACTAGCCAGTACAATTATGCGATGGACCATAACGACATCTATTATGTTAACAGCGTTATCATCAGACAAAGGAATGATACAAGAGTGACGGCAGTTTGTTTACTGCTCGCCTGAGAACATGAGCTGAAcaggattattattattattattatcctaCTAAATACAGTCATCGCTATCGATCCACGCGTGGGTTCAAGAGCTGAACATCAGCGCCCGTTAATTTTGAAAATTACCTAATTTTATAGTCGAATAACAAAATCAACTGTCGATCATGCATCTGAAGTCTACTTTATCATGTTTGATTTTTAATGTCACGAAGAAGCCGCAAGTCAACTGCTAGAACTAAAGTCAAACGTCCCTCGCGCATGCAAGCTCAAACAAGTAATCCTTGCTCATTGACTTTGTAACCATGCATCCTATAAATAGCATACAAAACTTCTCTCACTGTAGCGATCACCACACACACAAAAGCAGCTAGCAGCCCATCGAGTATTTcctgccgccgatgaagaggcTCACGTTCGgacagcaggagcaggagccggGCGTCATCAGCGTGGCCCAGGGCGTCATGCTGCTGCTCGcgcgcagcggcggcggcgagccgtCGGCCTCGCCGCGCGTGTTCGAGTGCAAGACGTGCAACCGCCGGTTCCCGTCGTTCCAGGCGCTGGGCGGGCACCGCGCGAGCCACAAGCGCCCGCGGGCAGCCGACGCGGCGGCAGCGCCGGCCAAGGCGCGCGCGCACGGCTGCGCGGTGTGCGGCGTCGAGTTCGCGCTCGGGCAGGCGCTGGGAGGCCACATGAGGCGCCACCGCGCCGTGGCTGAGGGCGAGGAGCGGGACGGCGCTGCTAGCGCCCACGGGCTGGACCTGCACGACGCCGAGGCGAAGCCGGAGGAAGCGAGAGGCCTGCTGGGTTTTGACCTCAACATTGCCCCATCATGACGGAGCATCTGGGATTTTGTgttcaattctttttttttttgggttctGGTTTTGCAATTCCGGCGTTCTTTTGTACAAAATCATAGCACGACTACGGCTACGACTACGACATGATGGATTTACTTTGTATTCCCTCGATTGAAAAAAAAGATTGATTTGTAAAAAAGCAGCTATGTAATGTTAACTTTTGTTGTAAAAAGAAGCACAGAACACTTCAGCGTGTATGTGCACACTGACGGGAAAAAAAACTCACCGCACCCCAAGATGACGCATTGACGCACCTAGACAAAAGTGCTCACCGGCGTGATTTAGGGCTCCTGAGGTTAGAGCTCAGCGTTTAGAGGGTTTCTATGGTTGTTGAAAACAAAAGGAGGTTTTAGGGAGACCATCAAATTAGAGGCAGTGAGAGAGAGGATAACTGCTGGACGAATGACGATGCAAGTCGCACTGTCGCAGGGGTGTTGCCCAAGAGGAGAAGATAGCTTGAGTTTAACAACAGCAGCGGACAATGGTGATGGTCTAGCGACAACGATGGTGAGGGAGGGCGGAGGAGATGCCAAGGAGCAAGAGAAGACACAATTGACTCACACGCAATAGCTGTATTTTAAGATAACATAGTACTACTCTTTTCACTGAACAATGTAACAATGGAATTTGTGCAAAAACTAGCTTTACTTTGACAAAATCTATAGTAAATAAATATAGAAATAAACTTTACTCTCCAactaaatttattatgaaaaatatattgcaTAAATAATTTATAGTAAGTGTTAGCACTTTTTTATATAAGTTTGATCAAACTTCAAATCGTTTGACCAAAACAGAATATCTGGAGTTGCATCTTTTGTCAATGAGAATTGCATCTTTTGTCAATAAGAATTGCATCTTTTGTGGATAGAGAGAACCATATAACTGAAACAGAATATATGGAGTTGTAGCGTCCAAGAGATCAAACCGACCACCCAGTTGTATCCACGCTCGTGGTTATCAAGAGCAGAGTTTCCACAATATAGCAAGTAATTGTTCTGACTTAACACCCATTTGTCCAAATCACAACAATTGCAATAACTCAAGAAGCACAAGGAGAGAGTAGCTGCCAAAGAATAAAATGATGAAAATTACATGCGCGAAAACGCCACTATCTTGCCGTCACAACTGTTCAGGAGCCGCAGCAAGCTGATTTCTGTGCCGCTGCTGCATCAGCTTCCCCTTCAGCCTTGATCTTGATAGTTCGATCCTGCAAACACGCAAGCTAAGGAACTGTGGAAGAAAAAGCAAACGTGTCAAAGGCTCAAAGCTATGAAAAAGTTTGCACCTCAGGCTTGGAATCAGTCTCTGAAAGTCTCTGTTTGATATCCCTTGCTATCGAAAAGAAAACCTGCTCGACATTCAGGTTTGTCTTTGCACTCTGCAGCCAATAATGAAAAACAAATTATGCATCAGTTATTCAGTTATGGTACAAGAAAGGAATGCCATAGACAGAAGTTGTCATTTTCACTAACCGTTTCAAAGAACTTGATCCCATATTCGTCAGCGAGAGCTTGCCCCTTTGAAGTGGGCACAGCCTTAACGAAAGAAAAAAGAGCATGTAAGAAATAAACGTTATTATAAGTATAAAGTTTAAGAGATCAGATGAGAGTACAAAATAGATAAATTGTGTACCCGTTTGCTTTCATCCATATCAGCTTTATTCCCCACCAGAACTTTGTTCACATTATCCGAAGCATGTTGCTCAATGTTTCTGATCCAATTTCTTATGTCTGCAAGTCAGCACCAATGGCAGTATTAGAATTCAGAAATCGAATCTGAACTgatttatgaaaaaaaaaattaagtacAAGGGTCAGTACTATTGAAAGATGACTCGTCTGTGACATCGTACACAAGTAAAATGCCCATTGCTCCCCTGTAGTAGGCTGCAAAGAAGAATTGCACAATCACAAACTTCAGCGTTAGAAAAGAAACACAAACTTCAGCCATACTATGTTTGGAAACGAATCATATATTTGCTAAAAGGAAAACAAGCATACCAGTTGTAATAGTGCGGAAACGTTCTTGGCCTGCAGTATCCCAGATCTGCAACTTAATCCGTTTGCCATCCAACTCGACAGTCCTTATCTTGAAGTCAATACTGTTTCCAAAATCCAATGGGTATACAATTAATAAGTCCATACAAACTTTTGCATGTAACATAATAATTCCTCTACATACCCAATAGTGGTAATGAAGCTAGTGGTGAATGATCCATCTGAAAACCGTAACAGGAGACAACTTTTTCCAACACCTACATAAGTACAAAAAAAATGTGATTGAAATATCAGCTGGGTATACTTCCCAAATACATCAGTTGGAAATACTCAATGACTCTAATTTAGGCAACTGAAGAAATAATGCCAATATGAGATTGGGGCTTTGGTAGGTACATAGAGCAAGATTAGTGACAAGCAAAGCTACATATAGCTTTGTGTCTCGGTTTAAATTAAGAGCATACAGCACCACAGCACAAATACTGGTCAGAGGAAAATTATATATGCCCCTACTTGTAGACTTCTGTCAATGGGGAGACATTTTCTCTGGTTAGGAGAACATCAACATACTCATATTGGAAATGCAAAACAAGGCTAAATAGTGTCGAGCCTTTAATTATCTTTTTCTATTAAGAAAAAAACTTCTGATTAACTTTTatgctgtataattagttaatttcaaCTTCCAACTTGAGGTATTTCAAATTTATGTCTTTGTAAGTATTTAGTGACTGAGGCTACGCATGTGAAGCCAAACAACTCCCTAGCCCCTAATCTTGACTCTCAAGCCCTTTATATGGATTGCTGTAATAACTCGATGCCCTATCTTCATATGCTTATTATGTTGCAGCAGTTAAATTGTCAATTTGACATCGGATAAAAAATAATGTGAACTATCAAAGCCACCCAGGCTGAACCATAGAGATATGCACACTGATCACCAAACAAAACAAGCAGAGGAAGTCAGtgaatttaaaagatttatgtTCCACTTGCACATACTAGTGGCATGTGTTGCTGATAATAAGAAGCTTTGACAGTGCTTGTGGAATGAAGCTCCCAAAAGATTATTCCTGGATTCTCGATGCATAGTGATGAATATAACTACAACAATTAAATCTCCACACCTATTTCAAAGTGTAACAATATTAAGTGTATATTGCAAAGTGCAAGTAGGAGCACAATCACTAGAGAGATATTCTGCAAGTATTTAGTGGCATGACATGCATCTGCAGGCCAACAACTCCTTAATCTCAAGCAAACAGAGCCCTTGGTATGGATTGCTTGATTAACTCGATGCCCTATCCTGGTGTACTTATTTGATTGCATCTATTAATTTGACacatataaataataataaccTGAACTATCAGTCTACCAAAGCCACCCAACCTAAACAATAGAGAGATGCGCCCACTGACCAACAAACTTAACAAGCAGAGAAAGTCAGGGAGATGCAAACTTGCAAAGATCTATGCTCCATTGCAGATACTAGCTGTGTGTGCAATTGCTGAGAATAATAAAGAAGCTTTGACAGTGCTTGCAGAATGAACATCCTGAAAAGCCAAGAGACTGTTCCTGAATTCTGGGTATAGGTAACCAATGTAACTACACCGACAATTAAATCTCTGCACCTATATTCCAAGTGTAACAATATTAAGTGTATATTGTGCAGCGCAAGTAGGAACAAGATCACTCTAAAAAAATATGTTACAGTTACACAATCGACAAACCAAGTGCCCTCAAGTGGTTAGATACTTTAGATTCATTCACCCATTCACATTTTTTGCGGTAACATCAACAGAGATCGAATTAGGAACCAGATCTCAATTGAGACTCCAAATTACGCAAAATACGAAAGGATGACCCCAACGCCATCAAATCTCGCGTAGATCGAGAGAGGAAAAAGAGGGGCTGAGAGGTCGAATGAACTCACCGCTGTCTCCGATGAGGAGCAGTTTGATGAGGTAGTCGTAGTCGGCTCGAGCCCTCGCCGGCGGCGCTGCCATCACTCTTTACCTCTCAATCCCTAGCACCACCACGGAACCAGATCAGATCGGAAACGCAAACCGACACTAACACGGGGCAGAATGGCGAGCCGAACCAAGCGGGGCAGCCTCGGTGCGTGGGGCGGGTGACCTCTCGGCGTCGTGTCGCCTCACGGTCACAGGGCCGCGGAGGCTGGCAGGCAGGCGGtggagcgggaggccgaggcgTCGCGGTAACGGAGACGGGGCGGAGCACCAGGTTGTTGCCTGGCCCTGGCTCGATCGGAGGAAGGGGATGGACGCGCTCCCCTGGGGTGGTGGAATTGGTCTGCTTCATTGGCCTTTGGACTTTTTTGGGAAAAATTACAAGCGTCCACAGGGCGTACTGTTGGGTCGTGCTCCGGCCCATGATGGCCCAGTTACTTGTTAGGTACAGTAGCCTTTGGTAGTTGAGTTCGGCTTTAGGTACAGTGGCCGTTCGGTAGTTGAGTTGGGCTAATTTATGGAAATCAAGCCCAGGCATTGGCAATGGGCCCAGGCATTACCCACCCGTAAGAATACTCGAAGCCCTAGTGGGCAATTTATACAgttgagcatctccaagagtttgccaaAATCACTTGCtatccttgttttttttttggcaaaactaGAAAAATcaaactccaacagtttggcataTGGCTTGGCAAATTTTCCCAGCTTGCCATCCACCGGTGGTTCACGCGCATATTTGCGCGCGGTTGGGGACTTGCCATCGCGTGAATTGCCCACCCCGCCTCCTCTCGCGCGCGCAGATGGAACTTTCACCCGAGCTCGCGACTACGTGGACCGCGCCGGCGTAGGGGCGTCGCGGCGTCACAAGGCGCAGGACCCTCCGTCGCGGCGGCCAAGGGGGCATCTGCTGGAGCCGCGGCTAGGAGGAGACCCAGTTGCAGCCCTGCAGCTGCGGCGCTATCGGACTACTGGCGATGGCTGAGTCCGGTCGGATGGGGAGCTCCGCCTGTAGTCGGCGTGGGTGGCACGCACGGAGCGGATGGAAACGGAGGGTGGCGAGGAGGCGGCCGGTTTGGCACCCGGAGCGAGAGGAGGGTGCTTGATTGGGGGATGGGGGAGGTGGACCTCATGGCGGAGCTCTTCATCCGCAAGTTCAGGGAGGACATGCGGCTGCAGAGCCAGCGCTCCGCGGAGGAGTTTCAGGCCATGCTCGCAAGAGGACATACAGGATTGTTGTTCTATTCATTGGTGGTGTTGCTTGTAATAATAAGTGTACATATTTGTTTGGTTGATGTTCATCACCAGgaggaaaaaaaacaaaagatgtAAACTATATATGTATATCCATGTCCACCGCAGGTTAATCTAATTTACATCTGAATGTGCACAGCAGCAGGTCATGTCGGCCACTTGATTGCCGGTCGGATTAGAGATCGATGTTGGGGGCCAGAGCTGAATCAGATTTGGCGGCTCAAGGAAGTGGCGATGCGCAGCCAGGCAAGGAGTCATGGGCGCCAGGCAAGGAGTGTCGCGGGTGGCCAGGTGAAGCGTCGAACAAAATTAGTTAATGGAGGTTTGGAAGTGGACCTACTTTTTAAGTTTTACCAAGTCCATATGACAAACTATTGAAGAGACTATAAAATTTTATTTGCCATA contains:
- the LOC8057370 gene encoding zinc finger protein ZAT12, whose protein sequence is MKRLTFGQQEQEPGVISVAQGVMLLLARSGGGEPSASPRVFECKTCNRRFPSFQALGGHRASHKRPRAADAAAAPAKARAHGCAVCGVEFALGQALGGHMRRHRAVAEGEERDGAASAHGLDLHDAEAKPEEARGLLGFDLNIAPS
- the LOC8057047 gene encoding ras-related protein RABE1c, which codes for MAAPPARARADYDYLIKLLLIGDSGVGKSCLLLRFSDGSFTTSFITTIGIDFKIRTVELDGKRIKLQIWDTAGQERFRTITTAYYRGAMGILLVYDVTDESSFNNIRNWIRNIEQHASDNVNKVLVGNKADMDESKRAVPTSKGQALADEYGIKFFETSAKTNLNVEQVFFSIARDIKQRLSETDSKPEDRTIKIKAEGEADAAAAQKSACCGS